Proteins found in one Crassostrea angulata isolate pt1a10 chromosome 3, ASM2561291v2, whole genome shotgun sequence genomic segment:
- the LOC128175214 gene encoding E3 ubiquitin-protein ligase TRIM39-like: protein MKQIVSNNGNKRKSMMEESNLPLTVSISKLEDYLQCSICMNSLSSTTVTSCGHRYCFTCIKEWVDRKHTCPCCNARLEQSSLIKDHQFDSLIATITCEREREEEKYFESLINSVSHEETSNIPLSPVEKVLQSHLKRSLAAHEKYLQNLRAEFHRKMVTLDREHCKAISDLQIKNLSQEDLTQQTSDLNNTLIDQKKSLQEELETCTRLIADAFDKHLQSHIPPLEVLPMKVSINVLDKSIHLSDLLLAPADVALTRIKLAVEEAMKAKGNPVVSWGDDIHFILFGPFAKSNPFEKQQMIREILYNGLEYPDVHVLSPDCRPVLQLGMKPNSEIVIHGSLRCESDLPKRCFVQTFKKDKKETVDYFYCKQCSFKWICRPCMDVCHKGHDVVPYIMNHVPEWACCYCPRKKKCVL from the exons atgaaacaaattgtAAGTAATAACGGAAATAAGAGAAAATCCATGATGGAGGAATCCAATCTACCTTTGACTGTTTCA ATAAGTAAGCTAGAGGACTACTTACAGTGTTCAATATGCATGAACTCCTTATCCAGCACCACTGTGACGTCCTGTGGACACAGGTACTGCTTCACCTGTATCAAGGAATGGGTTGACAGGAAGCATACATGTCCGTGCTGTAACGCCCGCCTGGAGCAGAGTTCTCTGATCAAGGACCACCAGTTTGATAGTCTTATAG cAACCATCACCtgtgagagagaaagagaggagGAGAAATACTTTGAGTCATTGATAAACTCGGTCAGCCATGAGGAGACCTCGAACATCCCACTCTCCCCAGTGGAGAAAGTTTTACAAA gTCACCTTAAAAGAAGCCTGGCAGcacatgaaaaatatttacag AATTTAAGAGCAGAGTTTCACAGGAAGATGGTAACTCTGGACAGGGAACATTGCAAAGCCATCTCTGACCTACAGATCAAGAATCTCTCTCAAGAGG ACCTAACTCAACAAACCTCTGATTTAAACAACACTCTTATTGACCAAAAGAAATCGCTGCAAGAGGAACTTGAAACATGTACACGGCTTATAGCAGACGCATTTGACAA ACATCTACAGAGTCACATTCCACCGCTAGAGGTTCTCCCGATGAAGGTCTCCATTAATGTCTTAGACAAGAGCATCCACCTCTCCGATCTCCTCCTAGCTCCAGCTGATGT GGCGTTGACCAGGATAAAGCTTGCAGTGGAGGAAGCGATGAAGGCCAAAGGGAACCCAGTGGTGTCCTGGGGGGATGACATCCACTTCATCCTGTTTGG TCCATTTGCCAAGAGTAATCCATTTGAGAAGCAGCAGATGATAAGGGAGATTCTGTACAATGGACTGGAGTATCCAGATGTCCATGTACTGTCTCCGGACTGTCGACCCGTTCTACAGCTGGGAATG AAACCAAACAGTGAGATCGTTATTCACGGAAGTCTTCGCTGTGAGAGTGACCTGCCCAAGCGGTGCTTTGTTCAGACTTTTAAAAAGGACAAGAAAGAGACAGTGGACTACTTTTACTGTAAACAGTGCTCTTTCAAGT gGATATGTAGACCATGCATGGATGTTTGTCACAAAG ggCATGATGTTGTGCCTTACATAATGAACCATGTACCAGAATG GGCTTGCTGTTATTGTCCTAGGAAGAAGAAATGTGTCCTCTAG
- the LOC128178036 gene encoding universal stress protein in QAH/OAS sulfhydrylase 3'region-like, with protein sequence MSRTIVIAMDGSQHAEFAFQWYVQKCYREGDKVVIVYCAEYNELSSKPLTLMSVDKSLITNLIEGEETKVKKLAAKFEDLVKKYKIEGKIVRVNGEPGHGIIKVAEDEKAAMIVTGTRGMGTIRRKLLGSVSEYVIHHSPVPVLVCRQE encoded by the exons ATGTCCCGGACTATTGTGATAGCCATGGACGGCAGCCAGCACGCGGAGTTTGCCTTCCAGT GGTATGTCCAAAAGTGTTACAGAGAGGGAGACAAAGTGGTGATTGTGTACTGTGCCGAGTATAACGAGTTATCGAGTAAAC CTCTGACCCTGATGTCGGTAGACAAATCTCTGATCACCAATCTAATAGAGGGCGAGGAGACCAAGGTCAAGAAACTGGCGGCAAAGTTTGAAGACTTGGTTAAAAAATACAAg ATTGAAGGTAAAATTGTCCGGGTGAACGGAGAACCAGGGCATGGCATAATCAAAGTAGCGGAGGACGAGAAAGCAGCCATGATTGTGACAGGAACACGTGGTATGGGCACCATCCGCCGGAAGTTGCTCGGAAGTGTCAGTGAATATGTGATACATCACTCGCCAGTTCCGGTTCTGGTTTGTCGACaagaatga
- the LOC128178855 gene encoding universal stress protein in QAH/OAS sulfhydrylase 3'region-like — protein sequence MASKRVVIVAIDGSDHAYDALDWYLSNIHRSGDTVIGVHCADYSKLQSQPLTLLSSDKSLVTNFLDSEETSVKKVAATFDSKVLKNKIDGKFIRINGDPGPGLVEVSVNEKAAMIVMGSRGLGTIRRTLLGSVSSYVMCHASVPVIVFRK from the exons ATGGCTTCAAAGCGGGTAGTGATAGTGGCTATTGATGGCAGCGACCACGCCTATGATGCGCTAGACT GGTATCTGTCCAACATCCACCGGTCCGGCGACACTGTCATAGGCGTACACTGTGCCGACTACAGCAAACTCCAGAGTCAGC CTCTGACCTTGTTGTCAAGTGACAAGTCCCTAGTTACCAACTTCCTGGACTCGGAAGAGACATCGGTGAAGAAAGTTGCGGCAACTTTTGATTCTaaggttttgaagaataag ATCGATGGCAAGTTCATCCGTATAAACGGAGACCCAGGACCCGGTCTCGTTGAGGTTTCCGTGAACGAGAAGGCCGCCATGATTGTGATGGGATCCCGGGGTCTTGGCACCATTCGTAGGACGCTGTTAGGAAGCGTCAGCTCTTACGTCATGTGTCACGCGTCAGTTCCGGTGATTGTTTTCCGGAAGTAG